The following proteins are co-located in the Leptolyngbya sp. SIO1E4 genome:
- the secY gene encoding preprotein translocase subunit SecY: MVVSRGKTPSAQETFMQMAQAAGLRSRLLVTLGLLVLVRLGIFIPVPGIDRLSFASAIQSGGLGGFVGFIDIFVGGGLSALGIFALGILPFINASIILQLLTAALPALEDLQKNEGEAGRRRISQITRYVALGWAILQSTLLSVFLLAPYAENSGFFFIFQTVVALTAGSMFVMWVGELITERGVGNGASLLIFVNIVSSLPRSLNQTVELAQSGDRSLVGGVVILLLVFLAMIVGIVFVQEGTRRIPIISARRQVGRKLYLEQSNYLPLRLNQGGVMPIIFASAVLVLPLSLTQYISNPRFVNFVSAYLNPTSALYVGLYLVLILFFSYFYASLVVNPEDMSRNLKKMGASIPGIRPGKATSDYIGRILNRLTFLGAIFLGLVAVIPSAVESATRVQTFRGLGATSLLILVGVAIDTAKQIQTYVISQRYEGMVKQ; the protein is encoded by the coding sequence ATGGTTGTTAGCCGCGGCAAAACTCCTAGTGCCCAAGAGACATTTATGCAAATGGCTCAAGCTGCTGGACTACGCAGTCGGTTGTTGGTGACGCTGGGCCTTTTGGTTCTAGTCCGATTAGGGATTTTTATTCCAGTCCCTGGAATCGACAGACTATCCTTTGCTAGTGCGATCCAGAGTGGTGGCCTGGGAGGTTTTGTTGGCTTCATCGATATTTTTGTAGGTGGAGGCTTATCTGCGCTGGGAATTTTTGCGCTAGGCATCCTACCGTTTATTAATGCTTCTATCATCCTGCAGCTTTTGACAGCGGCCCTTCCTGCTTTAGAGGATTTGCAGAAGAACGAGGGGGAAGCAGGACGGCGGCGTATTTCTCAGATTACTCGCTATGTTGCATTAGGTTGGGCGATTTTGCAGAGCACGCTGCTGTCGGTCTTTTTGCTTGCGCCTTATGCGGAAAATTCTGGGTTCTTCTTCATCTTTCAGACGGTTGTCGCGCTCACAGCTGGCTCGATGTTTGTCATGTGGGTCGGTGAACTCATTACAGAGCGAGGCGTTGGAAATGGCGCATCTTTGCTGATCTTCGTCAACATTGTGTCCTCTTTACCCCGGTCTCTTAACCAGACTGTTGAGCTTGCCCAAAGTGGCGATCGCAGCTTGGTTGGGGGGGTTGTTATTCTGCTGTTGGTCTTCTTGGCCATGATTGTGGGCATCGTCTTCGTGCAAGAGGGAACACGCCGTATCCCTATTATTTCAGCACGTCGCCAGGTAGGACGTAAGCTGTATTTGGAGCAAAGCAACTACCTACCCCTGCGTCTCAATCAGGGTGGGGTAATGCCCATTATTTTTGCTTCAGCAGTTTTGGTTCTTCCCTTATCGCTCACTCAGTACATTAGCAACCCGAGGTTTGTAAACTTTGTCAGTGCTTACTTGAATCCAACGTCGGCGCTGTATGTAGGTCTTTACCTCGTACTGATTTTGTTTTTCAGTTACTTTTATGCGTCTCTAGTGGTTAATCCCGAAGATATGTCTCGCAACTTGAAGAAGATGGGGGCAAGTATTCCGGGTATTCGACCAGGTAAAGCGACGAGTGATTACATTGGCCGTATTTTGAATCGCTTGACTTTTCTTGGGGCTATTTTCCTGGGTCTGGTTGCTGTTATTCCAAGCGCGGTTGAGAGTGCAACTCGTGTGCAAACGTTTCGAGGTCTGGGAGCAACCTCACTGCTGATTTTGGTGGGGGTTGCCATTGATACAGCAAAGCAGATTCAGACCTATGTGATCTCTCAACGCTACGAAGGGATGGTGAAGCAATAG
- a CDS encoding adenylate kinase, with product MTRMIFLGPPGAGKGTQAKHLSNLCKVPHISTGDILRAAVAQQTDLGKKAKFYMNAGNLVPDELILGMIRERLTADDTTLGWILDGFPRNVEQAAFLDELLTEISQPFECVVNLDVPDEVIVSRLTQRGLQEGRADDTEETIRHRLEVYRQRTEPLIDFYRNRQQLVSVDGNQPIEVVTDDMLKVVQV from the coding sequence GTGACTCGAATGATCTTCTTAGGCCCGCCGGGAGCTGGCAAAGGTACCCAGGCTAAGCATCTTTCCAATTTGTGCAAAGTCCCTCATATTTCCACCGGAGATATTTTACGAGCCGCAGTTGCTCAGCAGACTGACTTGGGCAAGAAAGCCAAGTTTTACATGAATGCGGGGAATTTGGTTCCAGATGAATTGATTCTGGGAATGATTCGTGAACGCTTAACGGCAGACGACACCACCCTAGGATGGATTCTGGATGGATTTCCGCGGAATGTGGAGCAGGCAGCTTTTCTGGATGAGTTATTGACTGAGATTAGTCAACCGTTTGAGTGCGTGGTTAATCTGGACGTTCCTGACGAGGTTATTGTCTCTCGATTAACTCAGCGCGGGCTTCAGGAGGGTAGAGCTGACGACACTGAAGAAACGATTCGTCATCGCCTGGAAGTTTATCGCCAAAGAACAGAACCTTTAATCGATTTTTATCGAAATCGACAACAGCTTGTTTCGGTGGACGGTAATCAGCCCATTGAAGTAGTTACAGACGATATGCTGAAGGTTGTACAAGTTTAA